From the Phyllopteryx taeniolatus isolate TA_2022b chromosome 16, UOR_Ptae_1.2, whole genome shotgun sequence genome, one window contains:
- the qtrt1 gene encoding queuine tRNA-ribosyltransferase catalytic subunit 1, with translation MAATNARVETPPSTNMSFKKALAVASPLTLHIIAECPVTKARACDLKLPHCTVSTPVFMPVGTQGTMKGITADQLDALGCQICLGNTYHLGMRPGPDLIEKANGLHGFMNWKRNLLTDSGGFQMVSLVELSEVTEEGVTFKSPYDGETILLSPEKSIGIQNSLGSDIVMQLDDVVSSTVTGPRVEEATHRSIRWLDRCIAANKNPHKQNLFAIIQGGLNAGLRKTCLDEMTKRHVPGFAIGGLSGGEEKDDFWRMVTLSTDHLPREKPRYLMGVGYAVDLVVCVALGCDMFDCVFPTRTARFGSALVPWGSLQVKQKQYAKDFQPIDPDCQCPTCKRHSRAYLHALFKSDTAAMHHVTVHNIAYQLNLMRSVRHSIVEGRFPDFIRAFMRRMFPSRHQYPGWAVDALASVNITLE, from the exons atggccgccactaATGCTCGTGTGGAAACACCGCCGAGCACGAACATGTCTTTTAAGAAAGCGCTCGCCGTCGCGTCTCCCCTCACTTTGCACATCATCGCGGAGTGTCCGGTGACAAAGGCGAGGGCGTGCGACCTGAAGCTGCCGCACTGTACCGTCAGCACGCCGGTTTTCATGCCGGTCGGCACCCAGGGGACCATGAAGGGAATCACCGCCGATCAACTGGACGCGCTGGGATGTCAGATATGTCTCGGGAACACGTACCACCTGGGGATGAGGCCG GGGCCCGATTTGATCGAAAAGGCCAACGGTTTGCATGGATTCATGAACTGGAAAAGGAATCTGTTGACG GACAGCGGGGGCTTCCAGATGGTGTCTCTCGTCGAACTCTCGGAGGTAACAGAGGAAGGGGTCACGTTCAAGTCCCCCTACGACGGCGAGACCATCCTGCTCAGTCCGGAAAAGTCCATCGGCATACAGAATAGTCTCG GGTCGGACATCGTGATGCAGCTGGACGACGTGGTGAGCAGCACGGTGACGGGGCCGCGCGTGGAGGAGGCCACGCACCGATCCATTCGCTGGCTGGATCGCTGCATCGCCGCCAACAAGAACCCGCACAAACAGAACCTTTTCGCCATCATCCAGGGCGGACTGAACGCCGGGCTGCGCAAAACCTGTTTGGACG AAATGACTAAACGTCACGTTCCTGGCTTTGCCATCGGGGGCCTGAGCGGAGGGGAAGAGAAGGATGACTTCTGGCGGATGGTGACGCTCAGCACTGACCACCTGCCTCGAGAAAAACCTCGCTACCTCATGGGCGTGGG ATACGCCGTGGACTTGGTTGTGTGCGTCGCTTTGGGCTGCGACATGTTCGACTGCGTCTTTCCCACCCGGACGGCG AGATTCGGCTCGGCGCTGGTGCCCTGGGGATCCCTGCAGGTGAAACAGAAGCAGTATGCCAAGGACTTTCAGCCCATAGACCCTGACTGCCAGTGCCCAACCTGCAAAAG ACATAGCCGGGCGTACCTGCACGCTCTGTTTAAGAGCGACACCGCAGCCATGCATCACGTTACCGTCCACAACATCGCCTACCAG CTCAACCTGATGCGCTCCGTGCGACACAGCATCGTGGAAGGCCGCTTCCCTGACTTTATCCGCGCCTTCATGCGCCGAATGTTCCCCTCCCGCCACCAGTACCCCGGCTGGGCTGTGGATGCTCTAGCCTCCGTCAACATCACTTTGGAGTAA